In Candidatus Nomurabacteria bacterium, a genomic segment contains:
- a CDS encoding co-chaperone GroES, translating into MQLRPLGDRIVVKPSTEEEVTKSGIVLPDTVEKEKKEQGEIVAIGSGEKIQKLGLKVGDMVVFGKYAGDEFEHEDVEYKILKEEDVLAVLE; encoded by the coding sequence ATGCAATTACGTCCTCTCGGAGATCGGATTGTAGTGAAGCCTTCCACCGAGGAAGAAGTCACTAAGTCCGGTATTGTCTTACCTGACACTGTTGAAAAAGAAAAAAAGGAGCAAGGTGAAATCGTTGCCATTGGCAGCGGTGAAAAAATTCAAAAGCTCGGCCTCAAAGTTGGTGATATGGTCGTCTTTGGTAAATATGCCGGAGATGAATTCGAGCATGAAGATGTCGAATACAAAATCCTCAAGGAAGAGGATGTCTTAGCCGTACTAGAATAA
- the groL gene encoding chaperonin GroEL (60 kDa chaperone family; promotes refolding of misfolded polypeptides especially under stressful conditions; forms two stacked rings of heptamers to form a barrel-shaped 14mer; ends can be capped by GroES; misfolded proteins enter the barrel where they are refolded when GroES binds) has translation MAKQIQFDEAARNSLKRGVDKLANAVRVTLGPRGRNVVLDKGFGSPTITNDGVTIAKEIELEDKFENLGAQLVQEVATKTNDVAGDGTTTATVLAQGIVGEGLKNVAAGASPMSLRNGLERGVAAVVEELKKLSQPVKTTEEIAQVASISAGDKEVGQLIADVMDKVGKDGVITVEESQTFGLSKELVEGMQFDKGYVSHYMVTNAERMEAVYEDAHILITDKKISALNEILPLLEKLAQMGKKELVIIADDVDGEALATFVLNKLRGTFSVLGIKAPGFGDRRKEMLEDIAVLTGGKVITEEVGLKLESADPSMLGQARKVIATKENTTIVEGKGDQSQIDHRVSQIRSAIEKADSDFDKEKLQERLAKLSGGVGLIKVGAATETEMKERKFKIEDALNATKAAIEEGIVPGGGVALLRASQALEKVQSDSTEEMIGIQILRRALEVPLRLIAENSGADGSVVVDAVKRHEGHYGYNALTGEYEDLVKAGVLDPTKVTRTALQNAASIAALFIMTEAVVTDLPDKKDDEAAAAGMGGGMPGMGGMMGM, from the coding sequence ATGGCAAAGCAAATTCAATTTGATGAAGCAGCGCGCAATTCTCTGAAGCGCGGAGTCGATAAGTTAGCCAACGCCGTCCGAGTGACCCTCGGGCCACGCGGTCGCAACGTTGTACTCGATAAAGGCTTTGGTTCACCAACCATTACGAATGATGGCGTGACCATTGCAAAAGAGATTGAGCTAGAAGATAAGTTTGAAAACCTTGGCGCACAGCTGGTACAAGAAGTAGCCACAAAGACAAATGATGTCGCTGGTGACGGTACTACGACCGCCACTGTCTTAGCGCAAGGAATTGTCGGCGAAGGTTTAAAAAATGTAGCTGCTGGTGCCAGCCCAATGAGTCTGCGTAACGGACTTGAGCGTGGTGTGGCCGCTGTTGTTGAAGAACTAAAGAAGCTTTCGCAGCCGGTAAAGACCACTGAAGAAATTGCTCAGGTAGCTTCAATTTCTGCTGGTGATAAAGAGGTTGGTCAGCTGATTGCTGATGTGATGGATAAGGTTGGCAAGGACGGCGTGATCACTGTTGAAGAATCCCAAACCTTTGGCCTTTCTAAGGAATTAGTCGAAGGTATGCAGTTTGATAAGGGCTATGTGTCTCACTACATGGTAACAAATGCCGAACGCATGGAGGCAGTATATGAGGATGCGCACATCCTTATCACGGATAAGAAAATTTCTGCCTTGAATGAAATCCTCCCTCTCCTTGAGAAGCTTGCCCAAATGGGTAAGAAGGAATTAGTTATCATTGCTGATGATGTGGATGGTGAAGCATTAGCCACCTTTGTGCTAAACAAATTGCGTGGTACCTTCTCCGTGCTCGGTATCAAAGCTCCTGGCTTTGGTGATCGCCGTAAAGAAATGCTGGAAGATATTGCCGTACTGACTGGCGGTAAGGTAATTACCGAAGAAGTAGGCTTGAAGCTGGAATCAGCCGATCCAAGCATGCTTGGTCAAGCTCGCAAGGTAATTGCTACCAAAGAAAACACCACCATCGTGGAAGGTAAGGGCGATCAGTCACAAATTGATCATCGCGTCAGCCAAATCCGATCGGCTATTGAAAAAGCTGACTCCGACTTTGATAAAGAGAAGCTGCAAGAACGTTTAGCGAAACTCTCTGGTGGTGTAGGTCTCATCAAGGTTGGCGCCGCGACTGAGACAGAAATGAAAGAGCGCAAATTCAAGATTGAGGACGCCCTGAATGCTACCAAGGCTGCTATTGAAGAAGGTATTGTGCCAGGCGGCGGCGTTGCCTTATTGCGCGCCAGTCAAGCACTTGAAAAAGTGCAGAGCGATTCTACTGAAGAGATGATTGGTATACAGATTCTCCGCCGTGCTCTCGAAGTGCCTCTCCGCTTAATTGCTGAGAACTCAGGTGCTGATGGCTCTGTGGTTGTTGATGCCGTGAAGCGTCACGAAGGCCACTACGGCTACAATGCGCTTACCGGTGAATATGAAGACCTGGTGAAGGCTGGTGTACTTGATCCAACCAAGGTTACTCGCACAGCCTTGCAAAACGCCGCTTCAATTGCCGCACTCTTCATCATGACCGAAGCAGTCGTTACTGACCTACCTGATAAGAAGGATGATGAAGCTGCCGCCGCTGGTATGGGCGGGGGTATGCCGGGTATGGGCGGTATGATGGGAATGTAA
- the ppsA gene encoding phosphoenolpyruvate synthase, whose translation MAQRAKEHILWFNQVSNKDVGLVGGKNASLGEMYRRLTKKGVYVPNGFAITAEAYQHFITKGGIKKEIRRILKTLNTRDTRNLMAHGEKVRALLLKTPMPADLEEEIKLAYDKLSKEFGTANVDVAVRSSATAEDLPDASFAGQQETYLNIRGHEALLDACRKGFASLFTNRAISYREDKGFDHFKISLSLGVQKMVRSDLSSSGVMFSIDTESGFRDAVLVSGSYGLGENIVQGAVTPDEWYVFKPTLAQGYQAIISRKLGDKKIKMIYTKDLKNPTKNVPVPTVDRPKYCLTDKEVTQLAKWAVLIEKHYKKPMDMEWAKDGQTGQLYIVQARPETVMSQRDTSVLEEYSIGKRGRVLSEGTSVGSKIGVGKVRVIKDVSQIHSFKAGEVLVTRMTDPDWEPIMKIASAIVTEEGGRTSHAAIVSRELGLPAVVGTGNATKKLKTGQMVTISCAEGERGYIYAGKLPFTVNTTNLKNLKKPKTKIQIIFGTPEFAFQTSQIPNDGVGLAREEVITASHIQVHPLALIHFAKLKDQEAKKKIEALTVGYDNKKQYYVDTLAQGIAMIAAAFYPKEVILRLADFRSNEYAELIGGHEFEPEERNPMIGWRGASRYYDPKYRPAFDLECKAIKKVRDEMGLKNLKIMVPFCRTVEEGKKVIAILKENGLVQHKDGLEIFVMCEIPSNVVLADKFADIFDGFSIGSNDLTQLTLGLDRDSALIAHVGNENNEAVHRLLAQVIEVAKRRKKKIGICGQGPSDYPQLARFLVEQGIDALSINPDTVLKTMVDITKFEKRKRGKRRKK comes from the coding sequence ATGGCACAACGCGCAAAAGAACACATCCTTTGGTTCAACCAGGTAAGTAATAAGGACGTAGGATTAGTTGGAGGCAAGAATGCAAGCTTGGGTGAAATGTATCGTCGTTTAACCAAGAAGGGCGTGTATGTGCCAAATGGCTTCGCTATCACGGCTGAGGCCTACCAGCATTTTATTACCAAGGGCGGCATTAAGAAGGAAATTCGCCGCATTTTAAAGACCCTCAATACGCGAGATACTCGTAACTTGATGGCGCACGGTGAAAAAGTGCGTGCACTGTTACTAAAGACTCCAATGCCAGCTGACCTGGAGGAGGAGATTAAGCTAGCCTATGACAAGCTTTCGAAGGAGTTTGGGACGGCTAACGTGGATGTCGCCGTCCGTTCGTCGGCAACAGCTGAGGATTTGCCTGATGCTTCTTTCGCTGGCCAACAAGAGACCTATTTGAATATTCGAGGTCATGAGGCTTTACTCGATGCCTGCCGCAAAGGTTTTGCCTCACTCTTCACTAACCGTGCAATTTCTTATCGCGAAGATAAGGGCTTTGATCACTTCAAAATCTCCCTTTCCCTTGGCGTGCAAAAGATGGTCCGATCTGACTTGTCATCCTCTGGTGTGATGTTCTCGATTGATACCGAGTCTGGTTTCCGCGATGCTGTATTGGTCAGCGGTTCCTACGGTCTAGGTGAAAACATTGTCCAGGGCGCTGTGACGCCAGATGAGTGGTATGTATTTAAGCCAACCCTAGCTCAAGGCTATCAGGCGATTATCTCCCGCAAGTTGGGCGATAAGAAGATTAAAATGATCTACACAAAGGATTTGAAAAATCCAACTAAGAATGTTCCTGTTCCAACGGTAGATCGTCCAAAATATTGTTTAACAGATAAAGAAGTCACGCAGTTGGCAAAGTGGGCCGTGCTCATTGAAAAGCACTATAAGAAGCCAATGGATATGGAGTGGGCTAAGGATGGTCAGACTGGTCAGCTCTATATTGTGCAGGCTCGACCGGAAACGGTTATGAGTCAGCGTGATACCAGCGTGCTTGAGGAATACAGCATTGGCAAGCGTGGCCGTGTCCTAAGCGAAGGTACGAGCGTCGGCAGTAAGATCGGCGTGGGTAAAGTACGAGTCATTAAGGATGTTTCCCAAATTCACAGCTTCAAAGCCGGCGAGGTTTTGGTAACGCGCATGACAGATCCGGACTGGGAACCAATTATGAAAATCGCCAGCGCGATTGTTACTGAAGAGGGTGGACGCACTTCGCACGCGGCAATTGTTTCTCGTGAGTTAGGTTTACCAGCTGTGGTTGGTACAGGAAACGCCACCAAGAAGCTGAAGACCGGCCAAATGGTCACGATAAGCTGTGCGGAAGGTGAGCGTGGATATATTTACGCTGGCAAGCTTCCTTTCACGGTGAATACAACCAATTTGAAGAATCTCAAAAAGCCAAAGACCAAGATACAAATTATCTTTGGTACGCCGGAATTCGCCTTCCAGACCTCGCAGATTCCAAACGATGGCGTGGGGTTGGCTCGTGAAGAAGTAATCACTGCTTCACACATTCAGGTCCACCCGCTTGCTTTGATTCACTTTGCGAAATTGAAGGACCAAGAGGCAAAGAAGAAAATTGAAGCGCTGACCGTAGGCTACGACAACAAGAAGCAATACTACGTTGATACTTTGGCGCAAGGTATTGCCATGATTGCGGCAGCCTTTTATCCCAAAGAAGTTATTCTACGTTTGGCTGACTTCCGATCAAACGAATATGCTGAGTTAATCGGTGGGCATGAATTTGAGCCGGAGGAGCGTAACCCGATGATTGGTTGGCGCGGCGCTTCCCGCTACTATGATCCAAAATACCGACCAGCCTTTGATCTGGAGTGTAAGGCAATTAAAAAAGTGCGTGATGAGATGGGTCTGAAAAACCTCAAGATCATGGTGCCGTTCTGCCGTACCGTAGAAGAGGGTAAAAAGGTTATCGCTATTTTGAAGGAGAATGGCCTGGTCCAGCACAAAGATGGTTTGGAAATCTTCGTCATGTGTGAAATTCCTTCCAACGTTGTTTTAGCTGATAAGTTTGCTGATATCTTTGATGGCTTCTCCATTGGTTCGAACGACCTGACGCAGTTAACTCTAGGACTCGACCGTGACTCCGCCCTGATTGCGCACGTGGGGAATGAAAACAACGAGGCAGTGCATCGACTCCTCGCTCAGGTGATTGAAGTAGCGAAGCGCCGTAAGAAAAAGATCGGTATTTGCGGACAAGGTCCATCAGACTATCCGCAGCTAGCTCGCTTCCTGGTTGAGCAAGGTATTGATGCGCTCTCGATTAACCCTGATACGGTTTTGAAGACCATGGTTGATATAACAAAGTTTGAGAAGCGCAAACGCGGGAAGCGCCGTAAGAAGTAA
- a CDS encoding GNAT family N-acetyltransferase produces the protein MPTQSEHIHERYGDDSYRSVELRNPEELREFALAFRQYYGKSIADVTQEEKEVDALTERLLEQQKDSAASVRFYGMRYGTKLVATGRLKVSTDPSTGERVALLSHLSVDPDHRGKKISTRLSVERIAEAQHLGASRILAHVAQHNVASLSLKLREGFQVTGFVYYDAAKQHGRFELSQNLPSNKAGSVSFEQREVLLSDTKTLDELLHSDWVGIALRGTREEPSLEIRKHLSSQ, from the coding sequence ATGCCAACTCAATCTGAACATATTCATGAGCGATACGGGGATGACTCGTATCGCTCAGTGGAATTACGAAACCCGGAAGAACTTCGAGAGTTTGCATTAGCATTTCGTCAGTACTACGGTAAGTCTATAGCGGATGTGACACAGGAAGAGAAAGAGGTAGATGCTTTGACTGAGCGTTTACTTGAGCAGCAAAAGGATTCGGCGGCGAGTGTGCGTTTCTATGGTATGCGATACGGCACGAAGTTGGTTGCTACTGGACGCTTAAAAGTGAGCACTGATCCAAGTACTGGAGAGCGAGTTGCTTTACTTTCGCATTTGTCAGTTGATCCAGATCATCGTGGCAAAAAAATAAGCACTCGATTAAGTGTTGAACGTATTGCAGAAGCGCAGCACCTAGGGGCAAGTCGTATCCTGGCTCATGTAGCGCAGCATAATGTTGCCTCACTAAGCTTGAAGCTGCGTGAAGGATTTCAGGTGACCGGATTTGTCTATTATGATGCAGCGAAGCAGCACGGTCGTTTTGAGCTATCGCAAAACCTTCCCAGCAATAAGGCCGGCTCAGTTTCATTTGAACAACGTGAAGTGTTGCTGAGCGACACAAAAACGCTTGATGAGCTATTACACTCGGACTGGGTGGGGATTGCGCTTAGGGGCACTAGAGAGGAACCAAGCCTGGAGATTCGCAAACATCTCTCTTCCCAATAG
- a CDS encoding TfoX/Sxy family DNA transformation protein: protein MPRTLPKDVLLEIPGVGKSIAKDLHELNIHKVEDLRRQNPEQLYENLQRQQGAPIDRCILYVFRCAVYYASHTRHDVEKLKWWNWKD, encoded by the coding sequence ATGCCTCGCACATTGCCGAAGGACGTGTTGCTAGAAATCCCCGGTGTAGGAAAAAGTATTGCAAAGGATTTACACGAATTAAACATCCATAAGGTAGAAGATTTGCGCCGGCAAAACCCGGAACAACTTTATGAAAACCTGCAGCGTCAGCAAGGAGCGCCAATTGATCGTTGTATACTCTATGTATTTCGTTGTGCAGTGTATTACGCGAGTCATACTCGTCACGATGTAGAAAAATTGAAATGGTGGAATTGGAAAGATTAA
- a CDS encoding low temperature requirement protein A — translation MRELIHALADQPDWSGVLRFVLLFIPIWWVWIGHTLYNDRFETDDVSHKLLTFLMMLPIAGLAIFARDGLDSTAFGFGVSYILARLVLIFLWIRGGYHNPEIRKTTGIYSIGFSTSVILWTISLFVPAPLQLILRGLGLAIDLFTPALTFGEQSKLPRFSNSHLPERFGLLVIIVLGETIIATAEKIADLPVMTTHSLLIGGLGMLLAFGLWWLYFNTIPVRRVRQNEWVKAAWGYGHLPLHIGTGAIGAAMLAIIANGANLLRSEIIWLLCGGAAITLLFNGLLELTLVPDQHDVEHKKSDRGIRFGGALLIILVGTFAPRLGATFFLLALSLLMLGQVIHGIVHRYDDPECE, via the coding sequence ATCAGAGAGCTTATCCATGCTCTCGCTGACCAGCCAGACTGGAGCGGCGTACTTCGCTTTGTTTTACTCTTTATCCCAATCTGGTGGGTTTGGATTGGACACACGCTCTACAACGATCGCTTTGAGACAGACGATGTGAGTCACAAGCTCCTGACCTTCCTGATGATGCTGCCGATCGCTGGATTGGCAATATTTGCACGCGATGGACTCGATAGTACCGCATTTGGCTTCGGGGTCTCATATATTCTTGCCCGACTTGTACTCATCTTCCTTTGGATACGGGGCGGATATCATAATCCAGAAATCCGAAAAACTACCGGTATCTATTCCATTGGCTTCAGCACCTCAGTTATCCTGTGGACCATTTCACTCTTTGTCCCAGCCCCACTCCAACTTATATTACGAGGACTTGGACTCGCTATCGACCTGTTTACTCCAGCGCTTACCTTTGGAGAGCAAAGCAAGCTTCCACGCTTCAGCAACTCTCATCTACCTGAACGTTTTGGTTTATTAGTGATTATTGTCCTAGGTGAGACCATTATCGCAACAGCAGAAAAAATTGCTGACCTTCCTGTTATGACTACTCACTCTCTCCTCATTGGCGGTCTAGGAATGTTACTCGCATTTGGATTATGGTGGCTCTACTTCAATACCATACCGGTACGCCGAGTGAGACAGAACGAATGGGTTAAGGCAGCTTGGGGCTATGGACATTTGCCCTTGCATATCGGCACTGGCGCAATTGGAGCTGCCATGTTAGCCATCATTGCAAATGGGGCTAATCTCCTGCGCAGCGAAATCATATGGCTCCTCTGTGGCGGAGCAGCTATTACTCTCCTCTTTAATGGCTTACTAGAGCTGACTCTGGTGCCTGACCAACACGATGTTGAGCATAAAAAAAGCGATCGCGGCATTCGCTTTGGTGGCGCACTGCTTATTATCCTCGTAGGAACTTTTGCTCCACGACTTGGTGCCACTTTCTTCCTTCTCGCACTTAGCCTACTCATGCTGGGACAAGTTATTCATGGAATCGTACATCGCTACGACGATCCGGAATGCGAATAA
- a CDS encoding VOC family protein, which produces MPRVIHFEIHASDPERAAQFYARVFDWDIQKWDGPEEYWLVNTGADTQAGINGAIFRRQGELSQHDAVIAFVCTIDVPNVDAYIEKVKQHGGHVELQKMAVPGVGWMAYCKDTEGNIFGMMQADPEAV; this is translated from the coding sequence ATGCCACGAGTCATTCATTTTGAAATTCATGCCAGTGATCCAGAACGAGCTGCGCAGTTTTATGCACGCGTTTTTGATTGGGATATACAGAAGTGGGATGGTCCAGAAGAGTACTGGCTAGTAAACACCGGTGCAGATACGCAAGCCGGTATCAATGGCGCAATTTTTAGGCGTCAGGGTGAATTAAGCCAGCATGATGCGGTGATCGCCTTTGTGTGTACTATTGATGTGCCGAATGTTGATGCGTATATAGAGAAAGTGAAGCAACATGGTGGACATGTCGAATTGCAAAAAATGGCCGTGCCCGGAGTGGGCTGGATGGCATATTGCAAAGACACCGAAGGAAATATTTTTGGGATGATGCAAGCTGACCCGGAGGCAGTTTAA
- a CDS encoding NUDIX domain-containing protein has product MQHELLDIINEEDEVIGQATRQELYDKGLTCRIVHVFVQNSQGQFAIQKRSEVVSFLPGHWSSSASGHVKKGESYDEAAARELQEELGIEAPLENALTTWYTVPDRNIRRRIGVYLAKHEGPFELEAIEVAEVVWHEPEEVLAMAKKGEPFQPELAIRKSYSPYRKSIWSLHCFIARNCQKAGEPQLDGGEK; this is encoded by the coding sequence ATGCAACACGAACTACTCGATATTATCAATGAAGAGGACGAGGTAATAGGCCAAGCAACTCGGCAAGAGTTGTATGATAAGGGCCTTACTTGTCGCATCGTGCATGTGTTTGTGCAAAATAGCCAAGGCCAGTTTGCCATTCAGAAACGCAGTGAAGTGGTGAGCTTTCTCCCGGGCCACTGGAGCTCCTCGGCCAGTGGACATGTCAAAAAAGGCGAGTCATATGACGAAGCGGCTGCACGTGAACTGCAAGAAGAGTTAGGCATTGAAGCACCTTTAGAAAATGCCTTAACAACTTGGTACACCGTGCCAGACCGAAATATCCGCCGTCGTATTGGCGTTTACCTTGCTAAGCACGAGGGACCTTTTGAGCTTGAGGCAATTGAAGTGGCTGAAGTTGTTTGGCATGAGCCTGAAGAAGTCTTAGCAATGGCCAAGAAAGGCGAGCCATTCCAACCGGAATTGGCAATTAGGAAATCATATTCACCCTATCGAAAGAGTATCTGGTCATTACATTGCTTTATTGCTCGTAATTGTCAGAAGGCAGGCGAACCACAATTGGACGGGGGAGAAAAATAG
- a CDS encoding MBL fold metallo-hydrolase, whose amino-acid sequence MKIKKYLHSCLLIEENGKRLLIDPGKFSFGDEGIKAEEVGAVDAILITHEHQDHYFPEALRAFKNLGDCEIITHAAIGKLLDEEGIAHTLLQDGEEREVVGFHVKGFARSHGPLPLPVPDNFAYLINSRLLHPGDSYEASDISCEVLALPVVAPWAKLTETVEYAKAVGAKTVIPIHDAFLKDFMRHGVYYNVAKMKLEEQHIAFQVLESGDEFEI is encoded by the coding sequence ATGAAAATTAAAAAGTATCTTCATTCCTGTCTCCTCATTGAAGAAAATGGAAAGCGCTTGTTGATTGATCCGGGCAAGTTTTCTTTTGGAGATGAGGGGATAAAAGCTGAAGAAGTAGGTGCAGTGGATGCAATACTAATCACGCACGAACATCAGGATCATTACTTTCCCGAAGCACTACGCGCTTTTAAAAACCTAGGCGATTGCGAGATTATCACCCATGCAGCAATTGGTAAGCTGCTTGATGAGGAAGGAATCGCTCATACACTTCTACAGGATGGTGAAGAAAGGGAGGTGGTTGGTTTTCATGTAAAGGGCTTTGCACGAAGTCACGGTCCTCTACCTTTACCTGTGCCAGACAACTTTGCATATCTTATTAATAGTAGATTATTGCATCCAGGTGATTCCTATGAGGCAAGTGATATTAGCTGCGAAGTGCTCGCCTTACCAGTCGTCGCGCCCTGGGCCAAGCTGACCGAAACAGTGGAATATGCAAAAGCGGTTGGCGCAAAAACAGTTATTCCAATTCACGACGCCTTTCTCAAAGACTTTATGCGTCACGGCGTGTACTACAATGTAGCAAAGATGAAGCTTGAGGAGCAGCATATTGCTTTTCAGGTTTTAGAAAGCGGCGACGAATTCGAGATCTAA
- a CDS encoding ABC transporter ATP-binding protein translates to MEIFFRALKQYKKIAISALVLAAINQVFSLLDPQIFRILVDRYASRPEEYSSPDFFRGAFLWALGIIGVAFISLVARSFQDYYVNVISQRVSTNLYAQSVGYAFALPFAVFEDQRSGELLQKMQKAKTDIEKVIRSFVNVVFLSVIGMLFVLVYAFFVHWLVGLVYTLIIPTIAFSVLTLSRRIKKAQSAIVTETAALSGSTTETLRNVELVKSLGLEEQEVSRLNQVNDRILDLELKKVRLVRALSFVQGTLLNALRSGLILLMLWLIYQGNISIGEFLSLFIYSFFVFQPLTELGTVITDFQEARASSEKLQEILAMPEAPKPEQPVSLNALQSIIFDNVVFQYQSNSVSSVEHIHAEVHSGETIAFVGPSGSGKTTLMKLVLGLYQPSQGQLRYNDIPGSAIQIDELRKKIGFVGQETQLFAGTIRENLQFVQPEADEVTCLEALKKAAAMNIIERGKQGLDTKIGEGGLKLSGGERQRLAIARALLRNPELLIFDEATSSLDSLTEKEITQTIQELGKENNQRMTLLIAHRLSTVAHADRIYVLEKGKIVEQGKHEELVQAGGLYAALWRQQSGATE, encoded by the coding sequence ATGGAAATTTTCTTTCGTGCCCTCAAACAATACAAAAAGATTGCTATTAGCGCGCTTGTGCTTGCAGCTATTAATCAGGTTTTTTCCTTACTTGATCCCCAGATATTCAGAATCCTAGTTGATCGCTATGCCAGTCGACCAGAGGAATATAGTTCACCTGACTTTTTCCGAGGAGCTTTCCTGTGGGCGCTCGGCATTATCGGCGTTGCGTTTATTTCTCTAGTCGCGAGAAGCTTCCAGGATTATTACGTCAATGTTATTAGTCAGAGAGTAAGTACCAATCTTTACGCACAGAGTGTAGGATATGCCTTTGCATTGCCTTTTGCCGTGTTTGAGGACCAGCGTTCCGGTGAGCTGCTTCAAAAGATGCAGAAGGCAAAGACCGACATTGAAAAGGTGATTCGTAGTTTTGTAAATGTGGTTTTCTTGTCAGTCATCGGAATGCTCTTTGTACTTGTCTATGCCTTTTTTGTGCATTGGCTGGTTGGTTTGGTCTATACGCTCATTATTCCGACGATTGCTTTCTCTGTGTTAACGCTTAGTCGTCGTATTAAGAAGGCGCAGTCAGCTATTGTGACAGAGACCGCCGCATTATCTGGGTCCACCACGGAAACATTGCGCAATGTTGAGTTAGTAAAGAGCTTGGGATTGGAAGAGCAAGAAGTGAGTCGATTGAATCAAGTGAATGATCGCATTCTTGATTTGGAGCTTAAAAAAGTGCGCCTCGTCCGAGCGCTGAGTTTTGTGCAAGGCACTTTATTGAATGCTTTACGATCCGGACTCATCCTGCTTATGCTTTGGCTTATCTACCAAGGCAACATTTCCATTGGCGAATTTCTAAGTTTATTTATTTATTCCTTCTTTGTATTTCAACCGTTGACTGAGCTTGGCACTGTTATAACTGATTTCCAAGAAGCTCGGGCCAGCAGTGAAAAGCTGCAGGAGATTCTAGCCATGCCCGAGGCGCCTAAGCCCGAGCAGCCGGTTTCACTGAATGCGCTGCAGTCAATTATTTTTGACAATGTAGTATTTCAATATCAATCTAATAGCGTGAGTTCAGTCGAGCATATTCACGCGGAGGTTCACTCGGGTGAAACCATTGCTTTTGTCGGTCCGTCTGGCTCGGGTAAGACGACGCTCATGAAATTAGTCTTGGGTTTATACCAACCAAGCCAAGGACAACTTCGTTATAATGATATACCCGGATCGGCTATTCAGATTGATGAGCTGCGGAAGAAAATTGGTTTTGTCGGGCAGGAGACGCAACTTTTTGCCGGGACCATCCGTGAGAATTTGCAGTTTGTCCAGCCCGAGGCTGATGAGGTTACGTGTTTGGAGGCGCTTAAAAAAGCCGCGGCCATGAATATTATTGAGCGAGGCAAGCAAGGGCTAGACACAAAGATCGGCGAAGGTGGTTTGAAACTTTCCGGTGGCGAGCGTCAACGTCTAGCCATTGCACGGGCACTGTTGCGTAATCCAGAGCTCCTCATTTTTGATGAAGCTACCAGCAGCCTTGATTCCCTGACTGAAAAAGAAATCACCCAGACTATCCAGGAGCTCGGAAAAGAAAATAATCAGCGCATGACTTTATTGATTGCGCATCGACTCTCAACAGTTGCTCACGCTGATCGCATTTATGTTTTAGAGAAGGGGAAGATTGTTGAGCAGGGTAAGCATGAGGAATTGGTCCAAGCTGGCGGATTGTATGCAGCGTTGTGGCGTCAGCAAAGCGGCGCGACTGAATAA
- a CDS encoding histidine phosphatase family protein: MLYITYFVHGTTTDNEHDLCMGWAPGQLSELGKRQAKDLGEQVDASQFAVMFCSDLQRAVDSAELGFGGMLKIIQDQRLRECNYGDLTQRSEDLVDYAKHIAEPFPNGESLHDVEQRMREFLEMLNTGYADKHVALMAHKAPQLALEVLLNGKTWEQAITEDWRKKKAWQPGWSYLF, translated from the coding sequence ATGCTATATATCACATACTTTGTTCATGGCACCACAACTGACAATGAGCATGATCTTTGTATGGGTTGGGCGCCGGGTCAACTGTCTGAATTAGGGAAGCGGCAAGCAAAAGATCTTGGAGAGCAGGTTGACGCGTCACAGTTTGCAGTCATGTTTTGTTCTGATTTGCAACGGGCAGTTGATTCAGCTGAGCTAGGTTTTGGAGGGATGTTGAAGATAATTCAAGATCAGCGTTTGCGTGAATGCAACTATGGTGACTTAACACAGAGGTCTGAGGATCTTGTGGACTACGCCAAGCATATTGCAGAACCATTTCCAAATGGTGAGAGCTTACATGACGTTGAGCAGCGGATGCGGGAATTTTTAGAAATGCTTAACACTGGCTATGCAGATAAACATGTGGCCCTTATGGCCCACAAGGCACCTCAACTTGCGCTCGAAGTGCTCCTGAATGGAAAAACGTGGGAGCAAGCGATTACGGAAGACTGGCGTAAAAAGAAAGCTTGGCAACCGGGGTGGAGCTATTTGTTTTAG